The proteins below come from a single Clostridia bacterium genomic window:
- a CDS encoding prepilin-type N-terminal cleavage/methylation domain-containing protein yields MGMVSIRSSQHDSNFGFTLIEVLVVLVIMGMAFLITLPALSSSLSGLYLRMSARQIVSDLREAQQVAVAETFSPYVLFSVYRPGSVSNFYELHIFRDNLVRSRRVYLDDSVKMTQATFPDRRLVFDTKGSPTAYGIIQLEDNYGHRVRIQVLLITGRVQIIE; encoded by the coding sequence CGGCTTCACTCTGATAGAAGTATTAGTGGTATTAGTTATTATGGGCATGGCCTTTTTAATAACTTTGCCGGCCCTCAGCTCCTCTTTATCTGGATTGTACTTAAGGATGTCGGCACGGCAAATAGTCAGCGACCTACGGGAAGCCCAGCAGGTGGCGGTTGCCGAGACCTTTTCTCCTTATGTGCTGTTCAGCGTCTACCGTCCCGGTTCGGTTTCCAACTTTTACGAGCTACATATTTTCAGGGATAACTTGGTACGCAGCCGAAGGGTATATCTCGACGACTCAGTAAAGATGACGCAGGCGACTTTTCCGGATCGGCGATTAGTTTTCGACACCAAGGGTTCCCCTACTGCCTATGGCATTATCCAGTTGGAGGATAATTATGGTCACCGAGTCCGTATCCAGGTTCTCTTGATAACAGGGAGGGTGCAAATAATAGAATGA